One window of Kosakonia cowanii JCM 10956 = DSM 18146 genomic DNA carries:
- a CDS encoding Lrp/AsnC family transcriptional regulator, translating into MLDKIDRKLLALLQQDCSLSLQALADAVNLTTTPCWKRLKKLEDDGILLRRVAVLDAEKLGLGLTAFVLIKTQHHSSDWYNRFVSEVTQLPEVLGFWRMAGEYDYLLRVQVADMKRYDDFYKKLVNSVPGLSDVTSSFAMEQIKYTTALPIE; encoded by the coding sequence ATGTTAGATAAAATTGACCGTAAGCTGCTCGCACTGTTGCAGCAGGATTGTTCGCTCTCTTTGCAGGCGCTGGCTGATGCCGTTAATCTGACCACCACTCCATGCTGGAAACGGCTGAAAAAACTGGAAGATGACGGTATCTTACTGCGCCGCGTGGCGGTGCTGGATGCGGAAAAGCTCGGGCTGGGGCTGACGGCATTTGTGCTGATCAAAACCCAGCATCACAGCAGCGACTGGTATAACCGCTTCGTTAGCGAAGTGACACAGCTCCCGGAAGTGCTAGGCTTTTGGCGTATGGCTGGCGAGTACGATTACCTGCTGCGCGTCCAGGTGGCGGATATGAAACGCTACGATGACTTCTATAAGAAGCTGGTCAACAGCGTGCCGGGGCTTTCGGATGTCACCTCCAGCTTCGCCATGGAACAGATAAAATACACCACGGCTTTGCCCATTGAATAA
- a CDS encoding SgrR family transcriptional regulator, whose translation MRLLNRLNQFQRLWSPSAGEDQAVSISELALRCYCSERHMRTLLRQMQAAGWLTWQAQSGRGKRGALHFCVTPERLRREMLEQALTAGQQHNALALAELDPADLRALLNPYLGGLWQNETPTLRIPYYRPLEPLAPGFLAGRAEQHLAGQIFSGLTRFISRSALPQSDLAHHWESSEDGLCWRFHLHATLHWHNGDTVTATQLHQQLVALLELPALRTLFASVERITLTHPWCITFQLHRPDYWLAHRLASYGSRLAHPAHPQIGTGPFRLVAFSDELVRLESHDHYHLGHPLLKAVEYWIAPQLFDEDLGTSCRHPVQIAIGEPEELRHLQPVSNSISLGFCYLALRPGARLSPAQARRLVQIIHHTSLLQTLPLDEGLITPSRELLPGWHIPGWPEENVALPAKLTLIYHLPVELHTMAQQLKASLGMLGCELTVIFHDGKRWEGCRELAAADLVMGDRLIGEAPEYTLEQWLRCDPLWPNLLGSAPFAHLQATLDAVQRQADERARIAALKALFDRLMDEALLTPLFNYHYRISAPPGVEGIEVNRRGWFEFTEAWLPAPSP comes from the coding sequence ATGAGATTACTTAACCGCCTTAACCAATTTCAGCGCCTCTGGTCACCCTCTGCCGGTGAGGATCAGGCGGTAAGCATTAGCGAGCTGGCTCTGCGCTGCTACTGCAGCGAACGCCATATGCGCACCCTGCTGCGCCAGATGCAGGCCGCCGGTTGGTTAACGTGGCAGGCGCAGTCCGGGCGCGGTAAACGCGGCGCGCTGCATTTCTGCGTCACGCCGGAGCGACTGCGGCGCGAGATGCTGGAGCAGGCACTGACGGCCGGGCAGCAGCACAATGCGCTGGCGCTCGCTGAACTTGATCCTGCGGATCTGCGTGCGCTGCTCAACCCCTATCTCGGCGGGCTGTGGCAGAACGAGACGCCGACGCTGCGCATTCCTTACTACCGCCCGCTGGAGCCGCTGGCGCCAGGCTTTCTCGCTGGCCGCGCGGAGCAGCACCTTGCCGGGCAGATCTTTAGCGGGCTGACACGCTTTATCAGCCGCAGCGCGTTGCCGCAGAGCGACCTGGCGCACCACTGGGAGAGCAGCGAGGATGGCCTGTGCTGGCGTTTTCACCTTCACGCTACCCTGCACTGGCACAATGGCGATACGGTCACCGCCACGCAGTTGCATCAGCAGCTTGTCGCCCTGCTTGAGTTGCCGGCGCTACGGACGCTTTTCGCCAGCGTTGAGCGCATTACGCTCACCCATCCGTGGTGCATTACCTTTCAGTTGCATCGTCCCGATTACTGGCTGGCGCACCGGCTGGCGAGCTACGGCAGCCGCCTCGCGCACCCCGCTCATCCGCAGATTGGCACCGGGCCGTTTCGCCTTGTCGCCTTCAGCGATGAACTGGTGCGCCTTGAGAGCCACGACCACTACCATTTAGGCCACCCGCTGCTGAAAGCGGTTGAGTACTGGATTGCGCCGCAGCTTTTTGATGAGGATTTAGGCACCAGCTGCCGCCATCCGGTGCAGATTGCCATCGGCGAGCCGGAGGAGTTGCGCCACTTGCAACCGGTGAGTAACAGCATCAGCCTCGGTTTTTGCTATCTCGCCCTGCGCCCCGGCGCGCGGCTAAGCCCGGCGCAGGCGCGCCGTCTGGTGCAGATTATTCATCACACCTCGCTTTTGCAGACGCTGCCGCTGGATGAGGGGCTGATTACCCCGAGCCGGGAGTTACTGCCCGGCTGGCATATTCCCGGCTGGCCTGAAGAAAACGTCGCCTTGCCGGCGAAACTAACGCTTATCTACCACCTGCCGGTGGAGTTGCACACCATGGCGCAGCAGCTGAAAGCCTCTCTGGGCATGCTCGGCTGCGAGCTGACGGTAATTTTTCACGACGGTAAACGCTGGGAAGGGTGTCGCGAACTGGCGGCGGCGGATCTGGTGATGGGCGACAGGCTGATTGGCGAAGCGCCGGAGTACACCCTTGAGCAGTGGCTGCGCTGCGATCCGCTGTGGCCGAACCTGCTCGGCAGCGCGCCGTTCGCGCATCTGCAGGCGACGCTGGATGCGGTGCAGCGCCAGGCCGACGAGCGGGCGCGTATTGCGGCGTTAAAAGCGCTCTTTGACAGGTTGATGGACGAGGCGCTGCTGACGCCGCTCTTTAATTACCACTACCGCATTAGCGCGCCGCCGGGCGTTGAGGGGATCGAGGTCAATCGCCGCGGCTGGTTTGAGTTTACCGAGGCGTGGCTTCCGGCCCCGTCGCCGTGA
- a CDS encoding PLP-dependent cysteine synthase family protein, with protein MNNSWVKYAINEINADAQRSADTHLIRLTLTGFPGINLYLKDESTHPTGSLKHRLARSLFLYGLCNGWIKEGTTIIEASSGSTAISEAWFARLLGLPFIAVMPYCTAKRKVEQIEFYGGRCHFVDSACEIYAESERLAKELNGHYMDQFTFAERATDWRGNNNIADSIFRQMKNEPHPVPEAIVMSAGTGGTSATIGRYIRCQGYDTRLVVVDPENSVFFDYWQQRDSTLRSPIGSKIEGIGRPRVEPSFIADVVDEMLRVPDAASVATAQWLETQLGRKVGASTGTNMWGALQLAAQMRNEGRHGSIVTLLCDSGERYLETYYNPQWVAANLGDIEPWKAQIALLTSPQ; from the coding sequence ATGAACAACAGCTGGGTCAAATACGCGATTAATGAAATCAATGCCGACGCGCAGCGCTCTGCGGATACCCACCTTATCCGCCTGACGCTGACGGGTTTTCCGGGTATCAACCTCTATTTAAAAGATGAAAGCACGCACCCCACCGGCAGCCTGAAGCACCGCCTTGCGCGCTCGCTGTTTCTCTACGGCTTGTGCAATGGCTGGATCAAGGAAGGCACCACGATTATTGAAGCCTCGTCCGGTTCGACCGCCATCTCAGAGGCGTGGTTTGCGCGCCTGCTCGGGCTACCCTTTATCGCCGTGATGCCTTACTGCACGGCGAAACGCAAAGTGGAGCAGATCGAGTTTTACGGCGGCCGCTGCCACTTTGTCGACAGCGCCTGCGAGATCTACGCCGAATCCGAGCGGCTGGCGAAAGAGCTGAACGGCCACTATATGGATCAGTTCACCTTCGCCGAGCGCGCAACGGACTGGCGCGGCAATAACAACATTGCCGACAGCATTTTCCGCCAGATGAAAAATGAGCCGCATCCGGTGCCGGAAGCGATTGTGATGAGCGCCGGAACGGGCGGCACCTCGGCAACCATTGGCCGCTATATTCGCTGCCAGGGTTATGACACGCGCCTGGTGGTGGTTGACCCGGAGAACTCCGTCTTTTTTGATTACTGGCAGCAGCGCGACAGCACGCTGCGCAGCCCGATCGGCAGCAAAATCGAAGGCATTGGCCGCCCGCGCGTTGAGCCGTCTTTTATTGCCGATGTGGTCGATGAGATGCTGCGCGTGCCGGATGCCGCCAGCGTTGCCACCGCCCAGTGGCTGGAGACGCAGCTTGGCCGCAAAGTGGGCGCGTCTACCGGTACCAATATGTGGGGCGCGTTACAGCTTGCGGCGCAGATGCGCAACGAAGGGCGCCATGGCTCAATCGTTACCCTGCTGTGCGACAGCGGCGAGCGCTATCTTGAAACCTACTACAACCCGCAATGGGTGGCGGCGAATCTCGGCGATATCGAACCGTGGAAAGCGCAGATCGCCCTGCTTACCTCACCGCAATAG
- the cof gene encoding HMP-PP phosphatase has product MARLAAFDMDGTLLMPDHRLGDQTLAALRRLHEREITLAFATGRHALEMQRVVQHIGLDAFLITGNGTRIHSIEGELLHRQDLSPQVVERVLHGRWETDASLHVFNDSGWLTDKPMPEALQAHLFSDFSYQITDLKRLPACDVAKISFVGDHDDLCRLQQQLDEQIGAQAHICFAAMDCLEVLPVGCNKGAALEVLSASLGLTLQECMAFGDAMNDREMLESVGYGMIMGNAMPQLRAALPHLPVIGHCRNQAVSHFLTHWLDTPHLPYSPE; this is encoded by the coding sequence ATGGCGCGTCTGGCCGCTTTTGATATGGACGGCACCCTGCTTATGCCCGACCATCGTTTGGGCGATCAAACGCTGGCGGCGCTACGACGTTTACATGAACGGGAAATTACGCTGGCCTTCGCCACCGGTCGGCACGCGCTGGAGATGCAGCGCGTTGTGCAGCATATCGGGCTGGATGCTTTTCTCATCACCGGCAACGGCACGCGCATCCACTCCATAGAGGGCGAGCTACTCCATCGCCAGGATCTCTCCCCGCAGGTGGTCGAGCGCGTGCTGCACGGCCGCTGGGAGACCGATGCTTCGCTGCATGTGTTTAATGATTCCGGCTGGCTCACGGACAAGCCGATGCCGGAGGCGCTGCAGGCGCATCTCTTCAGCGACTTTAGCTATCAGATCACCGATCTTAAACGCCTGCCCGCCTGTGACGTTGCCAAGATCAGTTTTGTCGGCGATCACGACGATCTCTGCCGCTTGCAACAGCAACTTGATGAGCAGATTGGCGCGCAGGCGCATATCTGCTTTGCGGCGATGGACTGTCTTGAGGTTCTGCCGGTCGGCTGCAACAAAGGCGCCGCGCTGGAAGTACTCAGCGCCTCGTTAGGATTGACGCTGCAAGAGTGTATGGCGTTTGGCGATGCGATGAATGACAGAGAGATGTTAGAGAGCGTCGGCTACGGCATGATCATGGGCAACGCCATGCCGCAACTGCGCGCGGCGCTGCCGCATTTACCGGTTATCGGGCACTGCCGTAATCAGGCGGTGTCGCACTTTTTGACACACTGGCTGGACACTCCACATCTTCCTTATTCCCCCGAATGA
- the ppiD gene encoding peptidylprolyl isomerase, producing MMDNLRAAANHVVLKIILGLIIVSFILTGVGNYLIGGNNNYAAKVNGQEIGRAQFENAVTSERNRMAEKLGDQFSELAANENYMKSVRQQVLNRMIDEALLDQYAKKLGLDISDEQVKNAIFSTDAFKSDGKFDNNRFNALVNRMGMSADQYAQALRNQLISQQLINAVAGTDFMLKGETDELAALVSQQRVVRQAVIDVNALAAKQTVSDDEIASYYDQNKSRFIAPEQFRVSYIKLDAAAMQENATDAQIQAYYDEHKDQFTQPQRNRYSVIQTKTEDEAKAVIDELKKGADFAALAKAKSADIISARNGGDMGWLEESTTPDELKNAGLKEKGQLSGPIKSSVGYLVARLDDIQPAVVKPLNEVRDELAAKVKHENALDAWFALQRKVSEAATNDNESLAGAEQVSGTKAVQTEWFTRDNLPEELNFKPVSDAIFNGGLVGQNGSPGNNSDIITVDGDRAFVLRVTDHKAEAIKPLAEVKAQVTDIVKHDKAEQQAKLDADKLVEALKAGKGDDAMKAAGLSFGEAKTLARLGQDPVATAAFNLPLPAKDKPSYGSTTDQQRNVVIIALDEVKAGEMPEAQKKAMMQGVTQNNAQIAFEALMSNLRKEAKIKLGDTSEQQQ from the coding sequence ATGATGGACAATTTACGCGCGGCGGCGAATCACGTCGTGCTCAAGATCATTCTGGGTTTGATTATCGTGTCATTCATTTTGACTGGCGTGGGTAACTACCTGATTGGCGGTAACAATAATTACGCCGCAAAAGTTAATGGCCAGGAAATTGGCCGTGCGCAGTTTGAAAATGCGGTAACCAGCGAACGCAACCGTATGGCGGAGAAGCTGGGTGACCAGTTCTCGGAGCTGGCCGCAAACGAAAACTACATGAAATCCGTACGCCAGCAGGTGCTCAATCGCATGATTGATGAAGCTTTGCTGGATCAATACGCGAAGAAGCTTGGCCTCGATATCAGCGATGAGCAGGTCAAAAACGCTATCTTCTCTACCGATGCTTTCAAGTCTGACGGCAAGTTCGATAATAACCGCTTCAACGCCCTCGTTAACCGTATGGGCATGAGCGCCGATCAATACGCGCAGGCGCTGCGCAACCAGCTTATCTCTCAGCAACTGATCAACGCCGTTGCCGGCACCGATTTTATGCTCAAAGGCGAGACCGACGAGCTGGCGGCGCTGGTATCCCAGCAGCGCGTCGTGCGCCAGGCGGTGATTGATGTGAACGCGCTGGCAGCAAAACAGACGGTCAGCGATGACGAGATCGCCAGCTATTACGACCAGAACAAGAGCCGTTTTATTGCGCCGGAGCAGTTCCGCGTAAGCTACATCAAGCTTGATGCGGCAGCGATGCAGGAAAACGCCACCGACGCACAGATTCAGGCTTACTACGACGAGCATAAGGATCAGTTCACTCAGCCGCAGCGTAATCGTTACAGCGTCATCCAGACCAAAACGGAAGATGAAGCGAAAGCGGTGATCGACGAGCTGAAAAAAGGCGCTGACTTTGCTGCCCTGGCGAAGGCGAAATCCGCCGACATCATCTCTGCCCGTAACGGCGGTGACATGGGCTGGCTGGAAGAGTCCACCACCCCGGACGAACTGAAAAACGCCGGTCTGAAAGAGAAAGGCCAGCTCTCAGGCCCGATTAAATCCTCCGTTGGCTACCTGGTGGCGCGTCTGGATGATATTCAGCCTGCCGTTGTCAAACCGCTGAACGAAGTACGCGATGAACTGGCGGCGAAAGTGAAGCATGAAAATGCGCTGGATGCCTGGTTCGCGCTGCAGCGTAAAGTGAGCGAAGCGGCAACTAACGATAACGAATCTCTGGCCGGTGCTGAACAGGTTTCAGGTACCAAAGCGGTGCAGACCGAGTGGTTTACCCGCGACAACCTGCCGGAAGAGCTGAACTTCAAACCGGTGAGCGATGCGATTTTCAACGGCGGTCTGGTAGGTCAGAACGGCTCGCCTGGCAACAACTCCGATATCATCACCGTTGATGGCGATCGCGCGTTCGTATTGCGTGTTACCGACCATAAAGCGGAAGCGATTAAGCCGCTGGCGGAAGTGAAAGCGCAGGTCACGGATATCGTTAAGCATGATAAAGCTGAGCAGCAGGCGAAGCTGGATGCCGACAAACTGGTTGAAGCGCTGAAAGCGGGCAAAGGCGACGACGCGATGAAAGCCGCTGGTCTGAGCTTCGGCGAAGCGAAAACTCTGGCGCGCCTCGGACAGGATCCGGTTGCAACCGCCGCCTTTAACCTGCCACTGCCGGCGAAGGATAAACCCTCCTACGGCAGCACCACCGATCAGCAGCGTAATGTTGTGATCATAGCGCTGGACGAAGTGAAAGCAGGCGAAATGCCGGAAGCGCAGAAGAAAGCGATGATGCAGGGCGTGACGCAGAATAACGCGCAAATCGCCTTTGAAGCGCTGATGAGCAACCTGCGTAAAGAAGCCAAAATCAAACTGGGCGATACCTCAGAACAGCAGCAGTAA
- a CDS encoding YbgC/FadM family acyl-CoA thioesterase translates to MQTQIKVRGFHLDVYQHVNNARYLEFLEEARWDGLEHHESFQWMTVHNIAFVVVNININYRRPAVLGDLLTVTSHVQQINGKSGVLSQVVTLEPEGQVVADALVTFVCIDLKTQKALALEGELREKLEIMIGERD, encoded by the coding sequence ATGCAGACCCAAATAAAAGTTCGTGGATTCCACCTTGATGTCTACCAGCATGTAAACAACGCCCGCTATCTCGAATTTCTTGAGGAAGCGCGCTGGGATGGGCTGGAGCATCACGAGAGTTTTCAATGGATGACCGTCCACAACATCGCTTTTGTGGTGGTTAACATCAATATCAACTATCGCCGTCCGGCGGTGCTCGGCGACCTGCTGACGGTCACCAGCCATGTCCAGCAGATTAATGGCAAAAGCGGCGTGTTAAGTCAGGTGGTGACATTAGAGCCGGAAGGGCAGGTTGTTGCCGATGCGCTGGTGACTTTTGTCTGCATCGATCTGAAAACCCAGAAAGCGCTGGCGCTGGAGGGGGAGTTGCGGGAGAAGCTGGAGATAATGATCGGGGAGCGGGATTAG
- a CDS encoding ComEA family DNA-binding protein — protein sequence MKHGVKSLLLPLAFMCAAFSSATLAVPASGAKPPAAHAAAPASHTKGQEAAKPAQEEEEGVKVSINSATAEELSKALKGVGLKKAQAIVSYREEYGPFKSVEDLKQVPGMGGKLVERNLVNLKL from the coding sequence ATGAAACATGGAGTCAAATCCCTTTTACTGCCCCTGGCGTTTATGTGTGCGGCATTCAGTTCTGCCACGCTTGCCGTGCCCGCAAGCGGTGCAAAACCACCGGCGGCACACGCCGCGGCACCGGCTTCCCACACCAAAGGGCAGGAGGCGGCAAAGCCCGCGCAGGAAGAAGAAGAGGGCGTTAAAGTCAGCATCAACAGCGCGACGGCGGAAGAGTTATCAAAGGCGCTGAAGGGCGTTGGCCTTAAGAAGGCGCAGGCGATCGTCAGCTATCGCGAAGAGTATGGGCCGTTTAAGAGCGTTGAGGATTTAAAACAGGTGCCGGGCATGGGCGGCAAGCTGGTGGAGCGTAATCTGGTAAACCTGAAACTGTAA
- the hupB gene encoding nucleoid-associated protein HU-beta gives MNKSQLIDKIAAGADISKAAAGRALDALIASVTESLQSGDDVALVGFGTFAVKERAARTGRNPQTGKEITIAAAKVPGFRAGKALKDAVN, from the coding sequence GTGAATAAATCTCAACTGATAGACAAGATTGCCGCTGGCGCTGACATTTCTAAAGCTGCCGCCGGACGCGCGTTAGATGCGTTAATTGCTTCTGTTACTGAATCTTTGCAATCCGGGGACGACGTAGCACTGGTTGGTTTCGGTACTTTTGCGGTTAAAGAGCGCGCTGCCCGTACTGGCCGCAACCCGCAAACCGGCAAAGAGATTACTATTGCTGCTGCCAAAGTCCCTGGCTTCCGCGCAGGTAAAGCGCTGAAAGACGCCGTGAACTAA
- a CDS encoding SmdA family multidrug ABC transporter permease/ATP-binding protein, with amino-acid sequence MRLFAQLGWYFRREWQRYLGAVALLIIIAILQLVSPKVVGIVVDGVTQKQFTHQQVWMWVAALVAIAVVTYLLRYVWRVWLFGASYQLAVELREDFYRQLSRQHPEFYLRHRTGDLMARATNDVDRVVFAAGEGVLTLVDSLVMGCVVLIVMATQISWQLTLLSLLPMPIMALVIKRYGDQLHSRFKAAQAAFSALNDRTQESMTSIRMIKAFGLEDRQSALFGSEAADTGAKNMRVARVDARFDPTIYIAIGMANMLAIGGGSWMVVHGSLTLGELTSFAMYLGLMIWPMLALAWMFNIVERGSAAYSRIRDMLAEAPVVNDGTETVPAERGTLTLSIKAFHYPQTDSAALTNVSATLEPGQMLGICGPTGAGKSTLLALIQRHFDVDAGDIRFHDMPLTQLKLDSWRSRLAVVNQTPFLFSDTIGHNIALGRPGATQEEIEHVAKLASVHDDILRLPQGYDTEVGERGVMLSGGQKQRISIARALLLNAEILILDDALSAVDGRTEHQILHNLRQWGEGRTVIISAHRLSALTEASEIIVMQHGHIAQRGQHEQLARQPGWYRDMYRYQQLEAALDDHPQEAGDA; translated from the coding sequence GTGCGATTATTTGCTCAGTTAGGCTGGTATTTTCGTCGGGAGTGGCAGCGCTACCTCGGCGCCGTCGCCTTACTTATCATTATTGCTATCTTGCAGCTGGTCTCGCCAAAAGTGGTGGGGATTGTGGTGGATGGCGTCACCCAGAAGCAGTTTACCCATCAGCAGGTGTGGATGTGGGTAGCAGCGCTGGTGGCGATTGCCGTCGTCACCTATCTGCTGCGCTATGTCTGGCGCGTCTGGCTCTTCGGAGCCTCCTATCAGCTCGCCGTTGAACTGCGCGAGGATTTCTACCGCCAGCTCAGCCGCCAGCACCCGGAATTTTATCTGCGCCACCGCACCGGCGATTTAATGGCGCGCGCCACCAATGATGTGGATCGCGTGGTGTTTGCCGCCGGGGAAGGGGTGTTAACGCTGGTCGACTCGCTGGTGATGGGCTGCGTGGTACTGATTGTGATGGCAACCCAGATCAGCTGGCAGCTAACCCTGCTGTCGTTATTGCCGATGCCGATTATGGCGCTGGTGATCAAGCGCTACGGCGATCAGCTGCACAGCCGCTTTAAAGCCGCGCAGGCGGCCTTCTCTGCGTTAAACGATCGCACCCAGGAGAGCATGACCAGCATCCGCATGATCAAAGCCTTTGGCCTGGAAGATCGCCAGTCGGCGCTCTTTGGCAGCGAGGCGGCGGATACCGGCGCGAAAAACATGCGCGTGGCGCGCGTCGATGCGCGCTTTGATCCAACTATCTATATCGCCATCGGCATGGCAAACATGCTGGCGATTGGCGGCGGCAGCTGGATGGTGGTGCATGGTTCGCTGACCCTCGGCGAGCTGACCAGTTTTGCCATGTATCTTGGGCTGATGATCTGGCCAATGCTGGCGCTGGCGTGGATGTTTAACATCGTCGAGCGCGGCAGCGCGGCCTATAGCCGCATCCGCGATATGCTGGCGGAAGCGCCGGTGGTGAACGACGGCACGGAAACCGTGCCCGCCGAGCGCGGCACCTTAACGCTCTCCATCAAAGCGTTTCACTATCCGCAAACCGACAGCGCGGCGCTGACCAACGTCAGCGCGACCCTTGAGCCGGGCCAGATGCTCGGCATCTGCGGCCCGACCGGCGCGGGGAAAAGTACGCTGCTGGCGTTGATTCAGCGCCATTTTGATGTCGACGCGGGCGATATTCGCTTCCACGATATGCCGCTGACGCAGCTGAAACTGGACAGCTGGCGCAGCCGCCTTGCTGTCGTCAACCAGACGCCGTTTCTCTTCTCCGACACCATCGGCCATAACATTGCCCTTGGCAGGCCCGGTGCGACGCAGGAGGAGATTGAGCATGTGGCGAAGCTTGCCAGCGTCCATGACGACATTCTGCGCCTGCCGCAGGGCTACGACACCGAAGTGGGCGAGCGCGGCGTGATGCTCTCCGGCGGGCAGAAACAGCGTATCTCCATCGCCCGTGCGCTGCTGCTGAATGCCGAAATCCTTATTCTTGATGACGCCCTCTCCGCGGTGGATGGGCGCACCGAACACCAGATTTTGCACAACCTGCGCCAGTGGGGCGAAGGGCGCACCGTAATTATCAGCGCGCATCGCCTGTCGGCGCTGACGGAAGCCAGTGAGATTATCGTTATGCAACATGGCCATATCGCCCAGCGCGGCCAACATGAGCAGCTCGCGCGCCAGCCTGGCTGGTATCGCGACATGTACCGGTATCAGCAACTGGAAGCGGCGCTGGACGACCATCCGCAGGAGGCCGGGGATGCGTAA
- the queC gene encoding 7-cyano-7-deazaguanine synthase QueC, which translates to MKRAVVVFSGGQDSTTCLVQALQQYDEVHCVTFDYGQRHRAEIDVARELAQKLGARAHKVLDVTLLNELAVSSLTRDSIPVPDYEENADGIPNTFVPGRNILFLTLAAVYAYQVQAEAVITGVCETDFSGYPDCRDEFVKALNHAVSLGLAKDILFETPLMWIDKAQTWALADYWGALDMVRSETLTCYNGIKGDGCGHCAACHLRANGLQQYLADKASVMSSMKAKTGLK; encoded by the coding sequence ATGAAACGTGCCGTTGTCGTCTTCAGTGGCGGACAAGACTCCACGACCTGCCTGGTGCAGGCGTTACAGCAGTATGATGAAGTCCATTGCGTGACGTTTGATTATGGGCAGCGCCATCGCGCTGAGATCGACGTCGCACGCGAACTGGCGCAAAAGCTGGGCGCACGGGCGCATAAAGTGCTGGATGTGACGCTGCTTAACGAACTGGCCGTGAGCAGCCTGACGCGCGACAGCATTCCGGTGCCGGATTATGAAGAGAACGCGGACGGTATTCCGAACACCTTTGTTCCCGGGCGCAATATCCTCTTTCTGACGCTGGCGGCGGTATACGCTTACCAGGTGCAGGCAGAAGCGGTGATTACCGGCGTGTGTGAGACCGATTTCTCCGGCTACCCGGACTGCCGCGACGAGTTTGTGAAGGCGCTTAACCACGCGGTTAGCCTCGGTCTGGCGAAGGATATTCTTTTTGAAACACCGCTAATGTGGATCGATAAAGCCCAAACCTGGGCGCTGGCGGATTACTGGGGCGCGCTCGATATGGTGCGCAGCGAAACCCTGACCTGCTACAACGGCATCAAAGGGGATGGTTGCGGCCACTGCGCGGCGTGTCATTTACGCGCCAACGGGTTGCAGCAGTACCTTGCCGATAAAGCCTCAGTTATGAGCTCAATGAAAGCAAAAACCGGATTGAAATAA